One genomic segment of Catalinimonas alkaloidigena includes these proteins:
- a CDS encoding S10 family peptidase, with protein sequence MKRILAALWLMLFITCHAIAQKRALAADSTVTTSHEVSVKGERFSYTATTGTQPVWNEDGEPIAALFYTYYERQGVKNRNARPLVISFNGGPGSASVWMHIAYTGPRILAIDDEGYPVQPYGIKENPYSILDVADIVYVNPVNTGYSRILDEEEDRETFFGVNADIAYLGEWLNTFVTRKNRWTSPKYLIGESYGTTRVSGLALELQNAQWMYLNGVILVSPTGLGIERDGPVDAANRLPYFAAAAWYQKALAAEHQQKDLDELLPEVEAFTINELLPALAKGGFIAEDRRQEMAAKMSEYSGLTEKEILQQNLDVPTSYFWKALLRDNGGYTVGRLDSRYLGIDRQLLGEKPDYNAELTSWLHSFTPPINYYFRNELNYITDIKYNMFGPVHPWDRSNDQTGENLRQAMAQNPYLNVMIQSGYFDGATTYFNAKYTMWHLDPSGRLQDRLSFKGYRSGHMMYLRKEDLQSANEDIREFILRTLPGKGEPAMYKSE encoded by the coding sequence ATGAAGCGAATATTAGCTGCACTATGGCTGATGTTATTCATCACTTGCCATGCCATTGCCCAGAAACGAGCCTTAGCTGCTGACTCTACCGTCACTACTTCCCATGAAGTGAGCGTGAAAGGAGAGCGTTTTTCATATACTGCTACTACAGGTACGCAGCCGGTCTGGAATGAAGATGGAGAACCCATTGCCGCATTATTTTATACCTATTACGAAAGACAGGGAGTAAAAAATCGTAATGCGCGTCCGCTGGTTATTTCTTTCAACGGTGGACCGGGCTCAGCCTCCGTATGGATGCATATCGCTTATACCGGCCCTAGGATATTAGCTATTGACGATGAAGGCTATCCTGTACAGCCTTACGGAATTAAAGAAAATCCTTATTCAATCTTAGATGTTGCCGATATCGTATACGTGAATCCAGTAAATACCGGCTACTCCAGAATATTGGATGAAGAAGAAGATAGAGAAACTTTTTTTGGCGTGAATGCTGACATCGCATATCTGGGGGAATGGCTGAATACTTTTGTAACACGCAAAAATCGTTGGACCTCACCTAAATATCTTATAGGCGAAAGTTACGGTACTACCCGGGTTTCCGGTCTGGCTTTAGAACTGCAAAACGCTCAGTGGATGTACCTGAATGGAGTGATATTGGTTTCACCTACAGGTTTGGGAATTGAGCGAGACGGCCCAGTGGATGCAGCCAACCGCCTGCCTTATTTTGCTGCCGCTGCCTGGTACCAGAAAGCCTTAGCCGCTGAGCATCAGCAAAAAGACCTGGATGAGCTACTTCCTGAGGTGGAAGCTTTTACCATCAATGAGCTGCTTCCTGCCCTGGCAAAAGGGGGATTTATCGCTGAAGATCGCCGGCAGGAGATGGCTGCGAAAATGTCAGAATATTCAGGGCTTACGGAAAAAGAGATACTACAGCAGAATCTGGATGTACCCACCTCATACTTTTGGAAAGCATTATTGAGAGACAATGGAGGTTATACTGTTGGAAGGTTAGACTCTCGTTACCTCGGCATCGACCGCCAGTTACTAGGGGAAAAGCCTGACTATAATGCTGAATTGACTTCGTGGTTGCATTCATTTACTCCCCCAATCAATTACTACTTTAGAAATGAGCTAAATTATATCACAGACATTAAATACAATATGTTTGGGCCAGTGCATCCCTGGGATAGGAGTAATGATCAGACCGGTGAAAATCTTAGGCAGGCGATGGCTCAAAATCCCTATCTCAATGTAATGATTCAATCCGGCTATTTTGATGGAGCTACCACTTATTTTAATGCTAAATACACGATGTGGCATCTTGACCCCAGCGGAAGGTTACAGGACCGACTAAGCTTCAAAGGCTATCGTAGCGGTCATATGATGTATCTGAGAAAAGAAGATTTGCAATCTGCGAATGAAGACATAAGGGAGTTTATCCTTAGAACGTTACCTGGTAAAGGTGAGCCGGCGATGTATAAATCAGAATAA
- a CDS encoding DoxX family protein: protein MELVHISLYMMSGLYILAGINHFIMPELYLKIMPKWVPYPIMVNLFVGVAEVFLGFVLLSSTYRPLAAWGIIILLIAIFPANIHHFQRSRRKGKGVWLTLIRLPLQFLLIYWAYLYT from the coding sequence ATGGAATTGGTGCATATCAGTTTGTATATGATGTCAGGCCTCTATATACTGGCAGGGATCAATCATTTTATTATGCCTGAGCTTTACCTGAAAATCATGCCCAAGTGGGTTCCATACCCAATCATGGTAAATTTATTTGTAGGCGTTGCTGAGGTGTTTCTGGGTTTTGTACTGTTGTCATCAACCTATAGACCATTGGCAGCCTGGGGAATCATCATTTTGTTGATTGCCATATTTCCCGCTAACATTCATCATTTTCAACGCAGCAGAAGGAAGGGAAAAGGGGTATGGTTAACCCTGATTCGCTTACCTCTGCAATTTCTACTCATATATTGGGCTTATCTTTATACCTGA
- a CDS encoding glycoside hydrolase family 97 protein, giving the protein MRTQLSSPSGNIEVNFSLLEGGYPAYSVSHQETLIIDTSTMGFEFKDQAAMRNGFEIIGTYLSSLDETWEMPWGEQRSVRNHYNELKVSLIEVNALQRELHIYFRVYDDGVAFRYYFPKQEGVDDLIIMDEHTEFKLIQDHQCWWTPGDWDIYEHLYYTSFFSEIDALSKRDHPDLVQTYIPENAVNTPITMRTDTGLHLSFHEASLINYAGMTLKVDTENLRMKSELVGSDRLGYKVKCALPFSTPWRSIQISEDAGGLIESNLIVNLNESSQLEDISWFSPMKYMGIWWEMHLGISTWDLEATQDMSTSGKKKISGSKHGATTENAKKYIDFASQNNIKGLLVEGWNTGWDHWIGFEEREGVFDFITPYPDYDLEEVVRYGKEKGVNLIMHHETSAAPRTYEQQMDSAYSLMQTLEIHTVKTGYVGKIIPRGEYHHGQWMVNHYNNTMIKASAYQIAVNAHEPIKATGLRRTFPNMISREGLRGQEFNAWSSDGGNPPEHLPIIAFTRMLGGPIDYTPGIFNIKLSPYKEENQVNTTIAQQLALFVVIYSPVQMAADLIESYQGQSAFQFIRDVGVDWEQSKVLNGEVGDYVTIARQERGTGNWFIGGITDENERNVTLNFDFLDKGRIYKVRVYRDGDDAHWNDNPNSIIIEEIPLEHGAEHSFSMAAGGGFVISLIAED; this is encoded by the coding sequence ATGCGTACACAACTAAGCTCTCCTTCGGGTAATATTGAAGTTAATTTCAGCTTGCTTGAAGGTGGATATCCTGCTTATTCCGTAAGTCATCAGGAAACACTTATCATTGACACTTCCACAATGGGTTTTGAATTCAAGGACCAAGCAGCTATGAGGAATGGTTTTGAGATCATTGGGACTTACCTATCTTCATTAGATGAGACCTGGGAAATGCCCTGGGGTGAACAGCGTAGTGTAAGGAATCATTATAACGAGCTCAAGGTCAGTCTTATAGAAGTAAACGCTCTTCAGAGAGAGTTGCATATCTACTTTCGCGTTTATGATGATGGCGTAGCTTTTCGATATTATTTTCCGAAGCAGGAAGGAGTGGATGATCTGATCATCATGGATGAGCACACTGAATTTAAGCTTATCCAAGATCATCAATGCTGGTGGACGCCAGGGGATTGGGACATCTATGAGCATTTGTACTATACTAGCTTTTTTTCTGAGATTGATGCGCTTTCCAAAAGAGATCATCCAGACCTTGTCCAGACTTACATTCCTGAAAATGCTGTTAATACTCCCATTACTATGCGTACCGACACAGGTCTGCACCTGAGTTTTCATGAAGCCAGCCTGATCAATTATGCGGGAATGACCCTGAAAGTAGATACTGAAAATCTAAGGATGAAAAGTGAGCTGGTGGGTTCTGATCGTCTGGGTTATAAAGTAAAATGTGCTTTGCCCTTCAGCACACCCTGGAGAAGTATACAGATCAGTGAAGATGCTGGTGGCCTGATAGAATCTAATTTGATTGTTAACCTGAATGAGTCCAGCCAACTTGAAGATATAAGCTGGTTTAGCCCTATGAAATACATGGGCATCTGGTGGGAAATGCACCTGGGAATATCCACATGGGATTTAGAAGCTACCCAGGACATGTCAACGTCTGGTAAAAAAAAGATAAGTGGTAGCAAACATGGCGCAACCACAGAAAACGCAAAAAAATATATAGATTTTGCTTCACAGAATAATATCAAAGGCCTACTGGTAGAGGGATGGAATACCGGTTGGGATCATTGGATTGGTTTTGAGGAACGTGAAGGTGTGTTTGACTTCATCACTCCCTATCCTGATTATGATCTCGAAGAAGTGGTACGATATGGTAAAGAGAAAGGGGTAAATCTTATTATGCATCATGAGACTTCTGCAGCGCCTCGTACTTACGAACAGCAGATGGACTCAGCATATTCACTCATGCAAACTTTGGAAATCCATACTGTCAAAACAGGTTATGTAGGTAAAATTATCCCCAGAGGTGAATACCACCATGGGCAGTGGATGGTAAATCATTATAATAATACGATGATCAAAGCTTCAGCGTACCAAATTGCGGTAAATGCACATGAACCTATCAAAGCCACCGGCTTAAGAAGAACCTTCCCCAATATGATTTCACGGGAGGGCCTTAGAGGGCAGGAGTTCAATGCCTGGTCGTCTGATGGAGGTAACCCTCCGGAACACCTGCCTATTATCGCTTTCACCCGGATGCTGGGTGGGCCCATTGATTATACTCCCGGAATCTTTAACATTAAACTTTCACCTTATAAAGAAGAAAATCAGGTAAACACTACGATTGCTCAGCAATTGGCCCTCTTTGTGGTGATTTATAGTCCGGTGCAAATGGCAGCCGATTTGATAGAAAGTTATCAGGGGCAGTCTGCTTTTCAGTTTATCAGGGATGTAGGAGTAGACTGGGAACAGTCAAAAGTTTTGAACGGAGAAGTGGGAGACTATGTGACCATAGCCCGGCAGGAGAGAGGTACTGGCAATTGGTTTATAGGAGGGATCACTGATGAAAATGAAAGAAATGTAACCCTCAATTTTGATTTTCTGGATAAGGGTAGAATATACAAAGTAAGGGTGTATCGTGATGGAGATGATGCCCACTGGAATGATAATCCAAACAGCATTATTATAGAAGAAATCCCGCTGGAGCATGGTGCTGAACACTCTTTCAGCATGGCAGCTGGTGGAGGTTTTGTCATCAGCCTGATAGCAGAAGACTAA
- a CDS encoding ABC transporter permease produces MFWDNTTIAYRNLIKHKFYSTINLLGLAIGTAACLMILHYVRYELSYEDFHDKAANIYRLTLDAYKDGELLVQDAEMYPLAGPELKAQMPEVIDYVRLHDENQLVVGHDDYRQHESSLYFTDPSFFSIFSIDVLQGDPNTALDDPFEIVITASKARQYFGTTDVVGKALDLYGMGREVKNARISAVIKDLPPNTHLKIDFLLSFISLQDEALAYQLTWNGNNEFTYLLMDTNFDKKAFEAKLNTFTKNLKDEIGDEKFSIQAIRDIHLHSHKTYEPEVNGDGKTVSFLSIIAFFILIIAWVNYINLATARSVERAKEVGIKKALGCTRVQLIKQFMLEALLTNITAMLLAMLIVYLGFSAFRQLSGQPLEFRLFNDPYFGLLLVGMVIFGTLLSGLYPSFVLSSFRPTSVLKGKLRSSSHGRWLRQSLVVFQFLASVVLMVGTFTVYQQLNFMRDQELGLNTEQLLVIELPMDLRYDSQIGSKLVSLQEEWKRISNVEVVAGAQAMPGSGYDLLSSSSGIYLEGDDKRDRSTTYYHYGMDANYLQSLGSGMLAGHTFRKGTDNSHKIVINKKAASMLGFENPEEAIGQKITFDSISTIIGVVENYHFHSLKEPITPFIHWYSDLNVYQYIRLNISDIQYSLSQLESTFKGIFPNSTFSYSFLDDTYNQQYLAEVRFGKVFSLFAALAIVVACLGLLGLSSYTSIQRTKEIGIRKALGASVGNILFLLSKSYFQLIIIALFIAVPIANYFMSEWLLQFAYRITINWWLFVLPGILVICIALLAISGQTVKSARANPVKSLRYE; encoded by the coding sequence ATGTTTTGGGACAATACCACCATCGCTTACCGTAACCTGATTAAGCATAAGTTTTATTCCACAATAAACTTACTGGGACTTGCCATAGGTACAGCAGCCTGTCTGATGATCTTACATTATGTTCGTTATGAATTGAGTTACGAAGATTTTCATGACAAAGCAGCAAATATTTACCGGCTAACCCTGGATGCGTATAAGGATGGCGAGTTGCTGGTTCAGGATGCTGAAATGTATCCACTGGCAGGTCCTGAGCTTAAAGCACAAATGCCTGAGGTAATTGATTATGTCAGGCTACACGATGAAAACCAGCTAGTAGTAGGACATGATGATTACCGCCAACATGAAAGTAGCCTTTACTTCACTGATCCTTCATTTTTTTCAATTTTCAGCATTGATGTACTGCAGGGAGATCCAAACACTGCTTTGGATGATCCTTTCGAAATTGTGATTACTGCATCCAAAGCCCGGCAGTATTTCGGCACTACCGATGTAGTAGGCAAGGCACTGGATCTTTATGGAATGGGTAGAGAAGTGAAAAATGCCAGGATATCTGCGGTGATTAAAGATTTACCTCCGAATACTCACTTAAAGATTGACTTCCTTCTCTCTTTCATATCTCTACAGGATGAAGCACTTGCTTATCAACTGACTTGGAATGGCAATAATGAATTTACCTATCTTCTGATGGACACCAATTTTGATAAAAAAGCATTTGAGGCTAAACTGAACACGTTTACAAAAAACCTGAAAGATGAAATTGGTGATGAAAAGTTTTCAATACAAGCTATCCGAGATATTCACCTCCATTCACACAAAACCTATGAACCTGAAGTGAATGGTGACGGTAAAACCGTGTCATTTCTTTCAATAATCGCGTTTTTTATACTAATCATTGCCTGGGTAAATTATATCAATTTGGCCACTGCACGCTCAGTAGAGAGAGCCAAAGAAGTGGGCATAAAAAAAGCATTGGGCTGTACCCGTGTTCAGCTAATAAAACAATTTATGCTTGAAGCACTCCTCACCAATATTACAGCCATGCTGCTCGCTATGCTCATCGTATACTTAGGTTTTTCTGCTTTTCGTCAACTTAGTGGTCAGCCGCTGGAATTTCGCTTATTTAATGACCCATACTTCGGTCTATTACTCGTTGGCATGGTGATTTTTGGCACCTTGTTATCTGGCCTTTATCCTTCATTCGTATTATCATCTTTCCGGCCAACATCAGTATTAAAAGGAAAACTAAGAAGCAGTTCACATGGCCGCTGGCTGCGTCAGAGCCTGGTAGTTTTCCAATTTCTGGCTTCTGTAGTATTGATGGTGGGTACTTTTACCGTTTATCAGCAGCTTAACTTTATGCGAGATCAGGAACTGGGGCTGAATACTGAACAGCTACTGGTAATAGAATTACCAATGGATTTAAGGTATGACTCTCAAATTGGAAGTAAACTTGTGTCTCTTCAGGAAGAGTGGAAACGGATTTCTAATGTAGAAGTCGTAGCAGGAGCACAAGCTATGCCCGGCTCAGGCTATGATCTACTAAGCTCTAGTTCGGGTATATATCTTGAAGGTGATGATAAAAGAGACAGGTCTACCACTTACTATCATTATGGCATGGATGCCAATTACCTGCAATCCCTTGGTTCCGGTATGTTGGCAGGACACACCTTTCGTAAGGGTACGGACAATTCACATAAGATCGTAATCAATAAGAAAGCTGCCAGCATGCTTGGATTTGAAAATCCTGAGGAAGCTATTGGCCAAAAAATCACTTTTGATAGCATTTCAACCATTATTGGCGTGGTAGAAAATTATCACTTTCACTCTTTAAAAGAACCCATCACGCCATTTATTCACTGGTATAGTGATCTGAATGTATATCAATATATTCGTTTAAACATAAGTGACATACAGTATAGCCTTAGTCAGCTGGAATCCACATTTAAAGGAATTTTTCCCAATAGCACCTTTTCATATTCCTTTTTAGATGATACTTATAATCAGCAGTATTTGGCTGAAGTAAGGTTTGGAAAAGTTTTTAGCTTATTTGCCGCGCTGGCTATTGTAGTCGCATGTCTGGGTCTGCTGGGACTATCTTCTTATACCAGTATTCAAAGAACGAAGGAGATCGGAATTCGCAAGGCATTAGGTGCTTCGGTGGGAAATATATTGTTCTTACTCTCTAAGAGTTATTTTCAGCTCATAATAATTGCTCTCTTTATTGCTGTACCTATTGCCAACTATTTTATGAGTGAATGGCTACTCCAATTTGCCTACCGGATAACTATAAATTGGTGGTTATTTGTGTTACCGGGCATATTAGTCATTTGCATTGCCCTCCTGGCCATCAGTGGTCAAACCGTAAAATCAGCCAGAGCCAATCCTGTAAAATCGCTCCGCTATGAGTGA
- a CDS encoding histidine phosphatase family protein, with protein sequence MLRHFFFFCFLLLVSFSCNSGGDNETQVILLRHAEKVSIPKDDPPLTEKGKIRAAQLWENLGVDTIHALFSTDFQRTRATLEPISEAFKLPINIYEARNYQGLAEKIKAKHSGQTVLVSGHSNTILPIIEALGANPPIDQIGDQDYDYIFSVSIDADGSTQVKLGKYPLHQ encoded by the coding sequence ATGCTTAGACATTTCTTTTTTTTCTGCTTTTTGTTGCTCGTAAGCTTCTCCTGTAATTCAGGTGGAGATAATGAGACTCAGGTGATTCTTCTTCGTCATGCTGAAAAGGTATCTATTCCCAAAGACGATCCTCCGCTGACAGAAAAAGGGAAAATAAGGGCTGCACAGCTTTGGGAAAATCTTGGTGTAGATACTATCCATGCCCTTTTCAGTACTGATTTTCAGCGTACCCGGGCTACCCTAGAACCGATATCAGAAGCGTTTAAATTGCCAATTAACATTTACGAAGCGCGTAATTATCAAGGCTTAGCAGAAAAGATCAAAGCTAAGCATTCAGGGCAAACTGTTTTGGTATCAGGTCATAGCAATACCATACTGCCCATCATAGAAGCGTTGGGAGCAAATCCGCCCATAGATCAAATTGGCGATCAGGACTATGATTATATTTTTTCAGTAAGCATAGATGCTGACGGAAGTACCCAGGTTAAGCTAGGTAAATACCCATTGCATCAGTAA
- the feoB gene encoding ferrous iron transport protein B, translated as MNYPAETLPQSPSIKSNRSIALVGNPNSGKSTIFNLLTGLNQKVGNYPGVTVDKKTGRTKLPGDTTAEIIDLPGTYSLYPRSADEKVVLDVLMHPEKDKRPDIAVVIADMNNLERNLLLFTQIRDLAIPAVLVLNMADIARKKGVSVDSELLSRQLGNVPVVRMNARNGEGLDKLKKVLSQEIVNQEEPFLDVLPLAPECIAEVKHMYGVNNYYEAYQWLQSAERLLFIDEQQQEQIKKTRDSFGFQANELQIKETTERYRKIQQVLQDTISTPDAAGQQSFSNRIDRVLTHKVFGYLIFFAILFLIFQAIFAWASVPMDIIDYIFAEFSGWIQDNLPEGVLTSLLAEGIVPGIGGIVIFVPQIAILFAFIALLEESGYMSRVVFLMDKVMRKVGLNGRSVVPLISGLACAIPAIMATRSIDSWKDRLITIMVTPLMSCSARLPVYTVLIALVVPSTYIWGVINLQGIVLMGMYLLGFMAALGSAWIMKLIVKTKERSFLIMEMPAYRWPRWKNVGFTVLEKSKTFVFEAGKIIFAVSIVLWVLASYGPGDDIAQAEQQLREQAEGSNDLEFLETLETEIATSRLENSYAGKFGKWIEPVIRPLGYDWKIGIALITSFAAREVFVGTMATLYSVGEDFDDESTIIGRMRSERNPDTGQQVFRPAVAFSLLVFYAFAMQCMSTIAVVYRETKGWKWPVIQTVYMTMLAYVSALLVFQLFS; from the coding sequence ATGAACTATCCTGCGGAAACTTTACCTCAAAGTCCATCTATAAAATCAAACCGTAGCATTGCGCTGGTAGGTAATCCTAATTCCGGTAAATCTACAATTTTCAATCTGCTCACCGGGCTGAATCAAAAGGTAGGTAATTATCCTGGAGTGACCGTTGATAAAAAAACGGGGAGGACAAAACTGCCGGGTGATACGACTGCTGAAATTATTGATCTTCCTGGTACCTATAGTCTCTATCCTCGTTCGGCAGACGAAAAAGTTGTGCTGGATGTGTTAATGCATCCCGAAAAAGACAAAAGGCCTGACATTGCGGTAGTCATCGCAGATATGAATAATCTTGAGCGAAACCTACTGCTTTTTACGCAGATTCGTGATTTGGCCATTCCTGCAGTACTGGTGCTAAATATGGCAGATATCGCCCGCAAAAAAGGTGTGAGCGTAGATAGCGAATTGCTTAGCAGACAACTGGGGAATGTGCCGGTAGTGCGCATGAATGCTCGGAATGGTGAAGGCCTGGATAAGCTGAAAAAAGTGTTAAGTCAGGAAATAGTCAATCAGGAAGAGCCGTTTCTTGATGTTCTTCCGCTGGCTCCGGAATGTATTGCTGAGGTAAAGCATATGTATGGAGTAAATAATTATTATGAGGCCTATCAGTGGTTACAAAGTGCAGAGAGGCTCCTTTTCATAGATGAGCAGCAACAGGAACAAATCAAAAAAACACGTGACTCTTTCGGGTTTCAGGCCAATGAGCTTCAGATCAAGGAAACTACGGAGCGGTATCGTAAAATCCAGCAGGTTCTGCAGGATACCATCAGTACGCCTGATGCAGCAGGACAACAGTCTTTTTCAAACCGCATAGACCGGGTACTAACGCATAAGGTCTTCGGTTACCTGATTTTTTTCGCTATACTTTTCCTGATTTTCCAGGCCATTTTTGCATGGGCAAGCGTACCCATGGACATCATAGATTATATTTTCGCAGAGTTTAGCGGATGGATACAGGATAACCTTCCTGAAGGCGTCCTGACAAGCCTTCTGGCTGAAGGTATTGTGCCTGGAATCGGTGGCATAGTTATTTTTGTGCCTCAGATTGCCATTTTATTTGCCTTTATCGCATTGCTGGAAGAGTCAGGGTATATGTCCAGAGTGGTATTTCTGATGGACAAAGTAATGCGTAAAGTGGGGCTTAATGGCAGGAGTGTAGTGCCCTTGATTTCAGGTTTGGCCTGCGCGATACCTGCGATAATGGCTACGCGTAGTATCGACAGTTGGAAAGACCGCCTGATCACTATCATGGTTACTCCGCTGATGAGTTGTTCTGCTCGCTTGCCAGTATATACAGTTCTGATTGCCCTGGTAGTCCCTTCTACCTATATCTGGGGTGTGATCAACCTGCAGGGCATCGTATTAATGGGCATGTATCTTTTGGGATTCATGGCTGCACTTGGTTCTGCCTGGATCATGAAGCTGATTGTTAAGACCAAAGAAAGAAGTTTTCTGATCATGGAAATGCCTGCTTATCGCTGGCCTCGTTGGAAAAATGTGGGTTTCACCGTGCTTGAAAAGTCTAAGACTTTTGTATTTGAGGCAGGTAAAATCATTTTTGCGGTTTCTATTGTCCTCTGGGTATTGGCTTCCTACGGACCGGGAGATGATATAGCCCAGGCAGAACAACAGCTACGTGAACAGGCTGAAGGCTCAAATGATCTTGAGTTTTTGGAAACACTGGAGACAGAAATAGCTACTTCCCGGCTTGAAAATTCTTATGCGGGAAAATTTGGAAAGTGGATTGAGCCGGTGATCAGGCCGCTGGGCTACGATTGGAAAATCGGTATTGCCCTGATAACATCTTTTGCAGCCCGGGAAGTCTTTGTGGGAACCATGGCAACACTGTATAGTGTAGGAGAAGATTTTGATGACGAAAGTACGATTATCGGGCGCATGCGTTCTGAAAGAAACCCTGATACCGGGCAGCAGGTTTTTCGTCCGGCTGTTGCATTCTCCCTGTTGGTTTTCTATGCTTTTGCGATGCAGTGCATGAGTACCATCGCAGTGGTATATCGTGAAACTAAAGGGTGGAAGTGGCCTGTTATACAAACAGTATACATGACAATGCTGGCCTATGTGTCGGCCTTGCTGGTTTTCCAACTTTTTTCTTAA
- a CDS encoding FeoA family protein encodes MLLMKTLDQLKPGEKAVIKNIKPSSLTIKLLEMGLLPGKEVSFNYRAPLGDPISVRISGYNLSLRIDEASLVEII; translated from the coding sequence ATGCTATTAATGAAAACTTTGGATCAATTAAAACCCGGCGAAAAAGCTGTGATAAAAAATATCAAACCATCGTCATTGACAATTAAATTGTTGGAAATGGGTTTGTTACCTGGCAAAGAGGTAAGCTTTAACTACCGAGCTCCCCTGGGAGACCCCATCTCAGTAAGAATTTCAGGTTATAATTTATCTCTTAGAATTGACGAAGCGAGTCTAGTTGAAATCATATGA
- a CDS encoding alginate lyase family protein yields MKKLVLPLIGILLLAINAHSQNTTLIDLEHIREVKEHKFFFKNEISELMERADALLDMQAVSVMDKEMVASSGDKHDYMSQGPYWWPDPDKPDGLPYIRRDGEKNPEIELISDKKNLHKLIDAVDLLGLAYFYSEDEKYAKKASDLLHTWFIDPATRMNPNLNFGQAIPGRTEGRGIGIIETRDFGYLLDAITLLSTSEAMTQKQHESLISWVKDYLDWLINSQHGKNEAVNGNNHTTWYFVQTMSMALFTEQHALAQELQANGLKLILDSQIEADGSQPEELARTRTWDYSSMNLMAIYYYAILSEKVGKAVWDYNDQIIRKALDFLLPYLNEENEWKYQQITEFNVERLFPVLIIAANHYSEGIYEHILYQKYHLPEDELMLTLRFP; encoded by the coding sequence ATGAAAAAACTAGTTTTACCTCTGATTGGTATATTGCTCTTGGCTATAAATGCACATAGTCAAAATACTACACTTATTGATTTGGAGCATATCCGGGAAGTCAAAGAGCATAAGTTCTTTTTCAAGAATGAAATCAGCGAGCTAATGGAGCGGGCCGATGCATTATTGGATATGCAGGCTGTATCGGTAATGGATAAAGAAATGGTAGCCAGCAGTGGTGATAAGCATGACTATATGAGTCAGGGGCCCTACTGGTGGCCTGATCCTGACAAGCCAGACGGATTACCCTACATCAGGCGTGATGGAGAAAAAAATCCTGAAATTGAGCTGATCTCAGACAAGAAAAACCTTCATAAACTGATTGATGCTGTGGACCTATTAGGGCTTGCATACTTCTATAGTGAAGATGAGAAATACGCTAAGAAAGCTTCTGATTTACTCCATACCTGGTTTATTGACCCTGCTACCCGTATGAATCCAAACCTGAACTTTGGGCAGGCTATTCCCGGTAGAACAGAAGGAAGAGGGATAGGCATCATTGAAACCCGTGATTTTGGATATCTTCTGGATGCGATTACACTGCTTTCAACTTCTGAAGCCATGACGCAGAAACAGCATGAGAGCTTGATCAGTTGGGTAAAAGATTATCTGGACTGGCTGATCAACAGCCAACACGGCAAAAATGAAGCGGTAAACGGAAATAATCATACCACCTGGTACTTTGTACAGACCATGAGCATGGCGCTTTTCACTGAACAGCATGCCTTAGCGCAGGAGTTACAAGCCAATGGGCTAAAGTTAATCCTGGACAGCCAAATTGAAGCTGATGGAAGCCAACCGGAAGAACTGGCTAGAACCCGTACATGGGATTACAGTAGCATGAATTTGATGGCGATCTACTATTATGCAATTCTTTCGGAAAAGGTAGGCAAAGCAGTCTGGGACTATAACGATCAGATAATTCGTAAGGCCCTGGATTTTCTTCTACCTTATCTCAATGAGGAGAATGAATGGAAGTATCAACAGATCACAGAATTTAATGTCGAAAGATTATTTCCTGTCCTTATCATTGCCGCCAACCACTACTCTGAGGGCATTTATGAACATATCCTCTACCAAAAATATCATCTGCCAGAAGATGAGCTGATGCTCACTTTACGTTTTCCTTAA